The following are encoded in a window of Bacillus sp. SORGH_AS_0510 genomic DNA:
- a CDS encoding glutathionylspermidine synthase family protein gives MSSYSVKRKAFYSQFPSFWADLYGSEYSLFHVLTVPEQQACLIREATERMGAVFFKTARLLRSLSDEQLLELGYPKSSLGFIRAKHLFPESVIARFDFAVTKDSIKLLEFNSDTPTFIVECFHVNGKICREFGLINPNENAERLLSSGITKAVIDASHGKHSPNIVFTAHDDYLEDWNTTIYLSDLCQVKNKVVPLSALQITDHAVLDSDGKPIDVLYRQTYPLEHLLEDRDPITGDLVGIELLQLVNKGKLSLINPVSAFLLQPKSIQCLIWGLAENGAFYTEEEQKWIKEYMLPTYLEADVFTGKQSFVKKPSLGREGDTVTIWDDQSNITAQNAYQTYQEELPVYQAYTSLPTVSLETEKGMEELSYVIGSFLIAGKASSIGVRAGGKITGNESYFLPVGIKK, from the coding sequence ATGTCTTCATATTCAGTCAAACGGAAAGCCTTTTATTCTCAATTCCCATCTTTCTGGGCTGATCTTTATGGGAGTGAATATAGTCTGTTTCATGTCTTGACCGTACCTGAACAACAGGCCTGTCTCATAAGGGAAGCAACTGAACGTATGGGTGCCGTTTTTTTCAAGACTGCCCGCCTGCTGCGCAGTCTTTCAGACGAACAGCTACTTGAACTAGGTTACCCTAAATCAAGCCTAGGGTTTATCAGGGCAAAGCATCTTTTTCCAGAATCAGTAATCGCCCGCTTCGATTTTGCCGTTACAAAAGACAGTATCAAATTGCTCGAATTCAACAGCGATACTCCTACCTTTATCGTGGAATGTTTTCATGTAAACGGTAAGATATGCCGTGAATTCGGACTTATCAATCCGAATGAAAACGCTGAACGTCTCCTTTCCTCTGGGATTACTAAAGCAGTGATCGATGCGTCACATGGAAAGCACTCTCCTAATATTGTCTTTACAGCCCATGATGACTATTTGGAGGATTGGAATACCACCATTTATTTAAGTGATTTATGTCAGGTGAAAAATAAAGTAGTTCCCTTATCAGCTCTTCAGATCACAGATCATGCTGTTCTTGACTCTGACGGTAAGCCTATTGATGTTTTATACCGTCAAACCTATCCTCTCGAACATTTGCTAGAAGACAGGGATCCGATTACAGGTGATTTAGTTGGAATTGAGTTATTACAGCTTGTAAATAAAGGGAAGCTCTCTCTAATCAATCCCGTTTCTGCCTTCCTGCTTCAACCCAAATCAATTCAGTGCTTGATTTGGGGATTGGCTGAAAATGGTGCTTTTTATACGGAGGAAGAACAGAAGTGGATAAAAGAATACATGCTTCCTACATATCTTGAAGCAGATGTTTTTACAGGTAAACAATCTTTTGTAAAAAAGCCTTCACTAGGCAGAGAAGGTGACACCGTAACAATTTGGGATGATCAATCCAACATTACTGCCCAGAACGCATATCAAACCTATCAGGAAGAACTACCTGTTTACCAAGCGTATACCTCCCTACCTACCGTGTCCTTGGAAACGGAAAAAGGAATGGAGGAATTATCCTACGTAATTGGCTCCTTCCTTATTGCTGGGAAAGCAAGTAGTATTGGGGTCAGAGCTGGAGGAAAAATCACCGGTAACGAATCATACTTTTTACCAGTTGGTATTAAAAAATAA
- a CDS encoding DUF350 domain-containing protein — MANFLLYLAVTLGLLLVGLFLMEVTTKVKEFSLMAKGNKAASYVLGGRLLGLAIVLYSTAANSISLTDMAIWGAIGIVAQIIVFYLAEWLTPRFNVMQSIEEDNQAVGLFLMFLSVSIGVVIAGCLTY; from the coding sequence ATGGCGAATTTTTTATTATACTTAGCCGTTACACTTGGTCTTTTATTAGTAGGACTCTTCCTAATGGAAGTAACTACAAAGGTAAAAGAATTTTCCTTAATGGCAAAAGGAAACAAAGCAGCAAGCTACGTACTAGGCGGAAGATTACTCGGTTTGGCCATCGTTTTGTATTCTACTGCCGCTAATTCCATCTCTTTAACAGATATGGCTATTTGGGGAGCAATTGGGATTGTAGCGCAAATTATCGTGTTTTACCTAGCGGAATGGCTCACTCCACGGTTCAATGTTATGCAGAGCATTGAAGAAGATAATCAGGCAGTTGGTTTATTCCTCATGTTTTTATCCGTTTCCATCGGAGTCGTCATTGCTGGCTGTTTAACGTATTAA
- a CDS encoding TrkA family potassium uptake protein, with protein sequence MLFFRKLFIKATKYRYRTLLLVTTFFILINAEIMRILEPQTFENTFHAVWWILTTMTTVGYGDVSPTTQLGRIWAMLIVYTVGIGLFGLVIGVIVDAVSQYKRMKEEGRMTFRGAGHYVIIGWTNKSKTTINELFLGDSKTEIVLIDELEKTPYEHERFLYIQGSPTDEDTLRRAGIEKAKAVLLFAPDGINNADLADGKTLLVASSIERYDEGTENNIYTIAEILNEKHVGNFKHVKIDEFILSHESVSNLMAKSAQTKGTSHLFTQLLSRKDGDGGSDLWEVRVKPEWTTYGMAHDFLKEKGAQLIADRSDLNILKKWNEAIPSEARLFVICDKETYKKL encoded by the coding sequence ATGCTATTTTTTAGAAAGCTGTTTATAAAGGCGACTAAATACCGATATCGAACGTTACTATTGGTTACTACTTTTTTTATTTTGATTAACGCAGAAATTATGAGAATACTAGAACCGCAAACATTTGAGAATACCTTTCATGCAGTTTGGTGGATTCTCACGACTATGACAACTGTAGGGTACGGAGATGTTTCACCAACAACACAGCTAGGAAGAATTTGGGCGATGCTGATTGTTTATACAGTAGGTATCGGTCTTTTTGGTTTAGTGATTGGAGTCATTGTTGATGCTGTTTCGCAGTACAAGCGAATGAAGGAGGAAGGAAGAATGACGTTCAGAGGAGCAGGCCATTATGTCATTATTGGCTGGACCAATAAGAGTAAAACCACGATTAATGAGCTTTTTCTCGGAGACTCTAAAACAGAAATTGTTCTAATTGATGAGTTAGAGAAAACCCCCTATGAACATGAAAGATTTCTGTATATCCAAGGTAGTCCCACGGATGAGGATACGCTAAGAAGAGCAGGAATTGAAAAAGCCAAAGCCGTTCTATTATTTGCTCCTGATGGCATCAATAATGCTGACTTAGCTGATGGTAAAACGCTCTTAGTTGCTTCCTCCATAGAGCGATATGATGAAGGAACTGAAAATAACATATATACCATTGCTGAAATACTAAATGAGAAGCATGTAGGTAATTTTAAACATGTAAAGATTGATGAGTTTATTCTTTCCCATGAATCTGTATCGAATCTTATGGCGAAATCAGCGCAAACAAAAGGAACAAGCCATCTCTTTACCCAGCTATTAAGTCGGAAGGATGGGGACGGGGGAAGTGATTTATGGGAAGTGAGAGTTAAACCTGAATGGACGACTTATGGAATGGCCCATGATTTTCTTAAAGAGAAAGGTGCCCAGCTCATTGCTGACCGTAGTGACTTAAATATCCTAAAGAAATGGAATGAAGCGATTCCTAGTGAGGCTCGGCTGTTTGTTATCTGCGATAAAGAAACTTATAAGAAATTGTAA
- a CDS encoding amidase family protein: MEGFNYKNYDGLGIAELIKNKEIQPKEVLNEAIHTIEKFNPQLNAVINRFYDRAENALENVNLNSRFSGVPMLLKDITQEVEGEKITSGSRALQTYRAKVDSEYVKQLRKTGVIFVGQTNVPEFALMGITEPQYYGPTRNPWNLNHTPGGSSGGSAAAVASGMVPIAGANDGGGSIRIPGAYCGLFGIKPTRGRTPVGPHYARHWQGASVDHILSRTVRDSAAMLDEISIHEKYAAFYAPSFEGKYLQLLHEPFERKWTIGFTVKSPLGNLVEQDCKEAVLKTAKLLESMGHHVVEVDVPVDGRKIAKSYLTMYFGEVAAGLSSLETVLGRKPRMSDVEPTTWMLGLVGKATSAEEFVLSIREWDKAAIQMEQFHEQYDLLLTPTTAAIPAKIGELEPSKSEKAALQFAGKLSLGGLMKKAGIVEQVAEKNLERTPFTQLANLTGQPAMTVPIHLTSDGLPVGVQFMAARGREDFLFSLAGQLEQTEEWVPVQRNSFYMRKENK; encoded by the coding sequence ATGGAGGGCTTTAATTATAAAAATTATGATGGGTTAGGCATAGCTGAATTGATAAAAAACAAAGAAATACAGCCAAAGGAAGTGCTTAATGAAGCCATTCACACGATAGAAAAATTTAATCCACAGTTAAATGCTGTCATCAACAGATTTTATGATAGGGCTGAAAATGCGTTGGAGAACGTAAATCTAAATAGTAGGTTTTCTGGAGTACCGATGCTCTTGAAAGATATTACACAAGAGGTGGAAGGGGAAAAAATCACCTCAGGTTCTAGGGCTTTGCAAACCTACCGTGCAAAGGTCGATTCTGAATATGTGAAACAATTAAGGAAAACAGGTGTAATATTTGTAGGGCAAACAAATGTACCGGAGTTTGCATTAATGGGAATTACAGAGCCTCAATATTACGGACCTACTCGGAATCCGTGGAACCTTAACCATACACCAGGCGGGTCAAGTGGAGGATCGGCTGCAGCGGTGGCAAGCGGTATGGTTCCAATAGCAGGGGCAAATGATGGTGGCGGTTCTATTCGGATACCCGGGGCCTATTGTGGACTATTTGGCATCAAGCCCACTCGCGGCAGGACACCTGTTGGGCCCCATTATGCTAGACATTGGCAAGGGGCTTCAGTAGACCACATTCTTTCAAGGACGGTTAGGGATAGTGCGGCTATGCTTGATGAGATAAGCATCCATGAAAAATATGCGGCCTTTTATGCTCCCTCATTTGAAGGAAAGTATCTGCAATTATTACATGAACCGTTTGAGAGAAAATGGACAATCGGATTCACGGTAAAGTCCCCACTTGGAAATTTGGTTGAACAAGATTGTAAAGAGGCAGTCTTAAAGACAGCTAAGCTGTTAGAGTCCATGGGTCATCACGTGGTTGAAGTAGATGTACCCGTTGATGGAAGAAAAATCGCAAAAAGTTATCTAACTATGTATTTTGGTGAAGTAGCTGCAGGTTTGTCTTCCCTTGAAACTGTTCTAGGGAGAAAGCCAAGAATGAGTGATGTGGAACCGACAACATGGATGCTCGGCTTAGTGGGAAAAGCCACCTCAGCTGAAGAGTTTGTATTAAGTATTAGAGAGTGGGATAAAGCTGCCATTCAGATGGAACAGTTCCATGAACAATATGATTTGCTTCTTACTCCAACAACAGCGGCTATACCTGCGAAAATTGGTGAACTAGAGCCAAGTAAATCTGAAAAAGCAGCATTGCAGTTTGCCGGAAAGCTTTCCTTGGGAGGCTTAATGAAAAAAGCAGGGATTGTTGAACAAGTGGCAGAAAAAAATTTAGAAAGAACTCCTTTTACACAGTTAGCTAATTTAACCGGTCAGCCAGCCATGACCGTGCCTATCCATCTTACTTCCGATGGACTCCCGGTTGGTGTACAATTCATGGCAGCGAGAGGAAGAGAGGACTTCCTTTTCTCACTCGCAGGTCAGCTAGAACAAACGGAAGAATGGGTGCCTGTGCAAAGGAATTCTTTTTATATGAGAAAAGAAAACAAATAA
- a CDS encoding HD-GYP domain-containing protein: protein MDLRRGMVLKEDIYSLTGVLLLKKGTVLRDNHINLLNRHKVQTRDQLDSRSIIDKKLGEFSEIVYKNVYTSIQDLQTTISQKSKLDDDEIQEMIDTFGALHQEFAINELGIIEIMERFSEDEYLLKHSINVGLVASKIGGILNLSEDDQHFLASMGLFHDVGKFKIDPGILNKPSRLTEEEFNLVKQHPKLGYDLLSSTSLNPLILEGVLKHHERLNGSGYPFQLKEENIPFFIRILSVADTFDAICSNRVYKSSMSIFYAIDELIKDVKLNRLDGSIVLPFTNFLMEMIRGKSITLRNGKVGEILELNLEIS, encoded by the coding sequence ATGGATTTAAGAAGAGGAATGGTATTAAAAGAGGATATCTACTCTTTAACTGGTGTTTTACTTTTAAAAAAAGGTACGGTACTAAGGGATAATCATATTAACTTGTTGAATCGACATAAGGTTCAGACAAGGGATCAATTAGACTCGAGAAGTATTATTGATAAAAAATTAGGTGAATTTAGTGAAATTGTTTATAAAAATGTTTATACATCAATCCAAGACCTTCAAACAACAATAAGTCAAAAGTCAAAACTTGATGATGACGAAATTCAGGAAATGATAGATACATTCGGGGCATTACACCAAGAGTTTGCTATAAATGAACTTGGGATAATAGAAATTATGGAAAGATTCTCTGAGGATGAATACTTACTAAAACATTCTATTAATGTGGGTTTGGTAGCAAGTAAAATAGGTGGAATACTGAACCTATCTGAAGATGATCAACATTTTTTAGCTAGTATGGGGTTATTTCATGATGTTGGAAAATTTAAAATTGACCCTGGGATTCTAAATAAACCCAGTAGGTTAACTGAGGAAGAATTTAACTTAGTAAAACAACACCCAAAGCTTGGTTATGACTTGTTATCTTCAACTTCTTTAAATCCCCTAATCTTAGAAGGTGTTCTAAAACACCATGAGCGATTAAATGGATCGGGTTACCCTTTTCAATTAAAAGAAGAAAATATTCCTTTTTTTATTCGAATCCTTTCTGTTGCAGATACATTTGATGCTATCTGTTCAAATAGAGTTTATAAAAGCTCAATGTCTATTTTCTATGCAATTGACGAACTAATAAAAGACGTAAAATTAAACCGCCTTGATGGTTCAATTGTTTTACCTTTCACCAACTTTCTGATGGAAATGATAAGAGGAAAAAGTATTACGTTGCGTAATGGAAAAGTTGGAGAGATTCTTGAATTAAATCTTGAGATATCCTAA
- a CDS encoding C39 family peptidase, with protein sequence MKKFLFILIVLIISFIGANTIFAGKFDWPAIVRLKEVVQTKTTDAESQKETNSQPVNKEVLKEDPEPVNEVKITNTEPSTPDHILLDVPLLNQMDAPKLYNGCEVTSLAMILNYHGVKVTKNELAENIKTVPLTYNNGQKGNPNAGFVGNMAKGPGLGVYNGPVLELAQKYVGDRAVNLTNHSFDEVLEKVGQGLPVWIITTSTFAPVSVFQKWDTPQGKIDITFSEHSVAITGYDETHIYINDPYGVKNRKLNRESFIKAWEQMGKQAIVIVK encoded by the coding sequence ATGAAAAAATTTTTATTCATCCTTATTGTTTTAATCATATCTTTTATTGGTGCAAATACTATTTTTGCAGGGAAATTTGATTGGCCGGCTATTGTTCGATTAAAAGAAGTGGTACAAACGAAGACAACGGATGCGGAGTCTCAAAAAGAAACGAATTCACAACCAGTAAACAAAGAAGTACTAAAAGAAGATCCAGAACCAGTTAACGAAGTAAAAATAACAAATACTGAGCCAAGTACTCCAGATCATATATTACTGGATGTACCATTGCTAAACCAAATGGATGCTCCTAAGCTTTATAATGGATGTGAAGTAACCAGTCTAGCAATGATTTTAAACTATCATGGTGTAAAGGTGACAAAAAATGAATTAGCGGAAAATATTAAAACCGTTCCGTTAACCTATAACAATGGACAAAAGGGAAATCCTAATGCCGGATTTGTGGGAAATATGGCAAAGGGTCCAGGGCTCGGTGTTTACAATGGACCTGTATTAGAATTGGCGCAAAAATATGTTGGCGATCGCGCTGTGAATCTAACCAACCATTCATTTGATGAGGTCTTAGAGAAAGTGGGCCAAGGGCTCCCGGTATGGATTATTACCACCTCAACCTTTGCGCCTGTCTCTGTCTTCCAAAAGTGGGACACACCGCAAGGGAAAATTGATATTACGTTTAGTGAACACAGTGTCGCAATCACAGGTTACGATGAAACCCATATATATATCAATGACCCCTATGGAGTCAAAAATAGAAAACTTAACCGTGAAAGCTTTATAAAAGCTTGGGAACAAATGGGAAAGCAAGCGATTGTGATTGTGAAGTAG
- a CDS encoding threonine/serine exporter family protein, giving the protein MEILGQLITSFIATGAFGILFNAPKETLIKCGLIGMGGWLIYYLLERYSNDAISATLAATIFIAVLSQELAKFYKTPVIIFSVAGIIPLVPGGLAYDAMRHFVENDYNAALGSAAKVLMLAGAIAFGLVFSEVINQVIRKINQRRI; this is encoded by the coding sequence ATGGAAATCCTTGGTCAATTAATAACAAGTTTTATTGCCACAGGAGCTTTTGGTATCCTTTTTAATGCACCAAAAGAAACATTAATAAAATGTGGATTGATCGGAATGGGAGGTTGGCTTATTTATTATCTTCTCGAGAGATATTCAAATGATGCCATATCTGCTACATTGGCAGCCACTATTTTTATAGCCGTTCTAAGTCAGGAATTAGCTAAGTTTTACAAAACGCCAGTCATTATCTTTAGTGTTGCCGGGATCATTCCTCTAGTTCCAGGGGGATTAGCCTATGATGCCATGAGACATTTTGTAGAAAATGACTATAATGCAGCATTAGGGTCAGCGGCAAAGGTATTGATGCTTGCTGGAGCCATTGCCTTCGGATTAGTTTTTTCTGAGGTAATTAATCAAGTCATTCGAAAAATTAATCAAAGAAGGATTTGA
- a CDS encoding threonine/serine exporter family protein, with protein sequence MEKQVEQTYDIMEVCLLAGKIMLQSGGETYRVEDTMMRIAAALGIQSTHSYVTPTGIIFSAEGAEPTKTKLIRISERSTDLKKVAMVNSISRSISSGEINLQEALAQLKEIDSLNVTFPFKYQVAAASLASGCFMIMFNGGWSDFIPSMVSGGLGYLSFVYFHRFVPIKFFSEFLASFVIGLLSVLLVSIGIGEQLDKIIIGSVMSLVPGLLVTNAIRDLMAGHLVSGLSKGAEAFLTAFAIGAGIAVVLSFL encoded by the coding sequence ATGGAGAAACAAGTTGAACAAACCTATGATATTATGGAGGTCTGCTTGCTGGCAGGAAAAATCATGCTCCAAAGCGGCGGAGAAACGTATCGAGTGGAAGATACAATGATGCGCATTGCTGCCGCCTTAGGTATTCAATCAACTCATAGCTATGTCACTCCAACTGGTATCATTTTTTCAGCTGAAGGGGCAGAACCGACCAAAACCAAGCTGATTCGGATTTCAGAGCGGTCCACTGATTTAAAAAAGGTAGCTATGGTGAATAGCATTTCAAGAAGTATCAGCAGCGGTGAAATCAATTTACAAGAAGCCTTAGCGCAATTAAAAGAAATTGATTCCCTTAATGTGACTTTCCCTTTTAAATATCAGGTAGCAGCGGCCTCATTAGCAAGCGGCTGCTTTATGATTATGTTTAATGGGGGATGGAGTGATTTTATCCCTTCCATGGTGTCAGGAGGTTTGGGCTATCTTAGCTTTGTCTACTTCCATCGCTTTGTTCCTATTAAATTTTTCTCGGAGTTCTTAGCCTCGTTTGTTATTGGTTTACTTTCTGTATTACTTGTCAGCATTGGTATTGGGGAGCAATTAGATAAAATTATCATTGGCTCCGTTATGTCATTAGTTCCTGGGCTATTAGTCACCAATGCAATCAGAGATTTAATGGCAGGACATTTAGTTTCTGGTTTATCCAAGGGAGCAGAAGCATTTCTAACAGCATTTGCCATTGGAGCAGGAATTGCTGTTGTGTTATCGTTTTTATAA
- a CDS encoding GntR family transcriptional regulator: MKLNNSSSTPLYDQLKQILKESIDQGIYNAGDRLPNETELCELYGVSRITVRRAIQELSDEGFLERKQGKGTFVTRTKIARELVSVDGFTDFSKQLGKNPSKRILACEEIKATPAIAEALHIPVDSPVLKLVRIMSIDQQPFVLDIAHYSLERFPNLFANFAEHESTYDVLKNIYHINIKSGSSKKIITVVTASTAEAEYLDCEVGETLFNIDKTVYDEAGIPIHISTFKTRTQLIALTITT, encoded by the coding sequence ATGAAATTAAATAACTCAAGTTCCACTCCATTGTATGACCAGTTAAAACAAATCCTTAAAGAATCCATTGATCAAGGGATTTATAATGCCGGGGATCGTTTACCCAATGAAACAGAGCTGTGTGAATTATATGGTGTTAGCCGTATTACTGTAAGAAGAGCCATTCAGGAATTGTCCGATGAAGGTTTTTTAGAGCGAAAACAAGGAAAAGGAACCTTTGTTACGAGGACTAAGATTGCCAGAGAATTGGTTTCCGTCGATGGATTCACTGATTTTAGTAAACAGCTCGGCAAAAATCCATCAAAGAGGATACTAGCCTGTGAAGAAATAAAAGCTACTCCAGCAATTGCTGAAGCACTTCACATACCTGTTGATTCACCTGTTTTAAAATTGGTACGTATTATGTCGATTGATCAACAGCCTTTTGTATTGGATATCGCTCATTATTCGCTGGAACGCTTTCCTAATTTGTTTGCAAACTTTGCAGAACATGAGTCAACATATGATGTTTTAAAAAATATCTATCATATTAATATTAAATCAGGTTCCAGTAAGAAAATTATTACAGTTGTAACCGCTTCAACAGCAGAAGCTGAATACTTGGATTGTGAAGTAGGAGAAACTTTATTTAATATCGATAAGACGGTTTATGATGAAGCTGGAATTCCCATTCACATATCCACCTTCAAAACAAGAACTCAGTTAATTGCACTAACTATAACAACTTAA
- a CDS encoding PfkB family carbohydrate kinase: protein MKIIGIGDSVVDIYQDRNEMFPGGNALNVAVLAKRNGAEAAGFIGIVGTDVEGDHILDSLSKNGVDSSLVRRAIGESGKAYVDLNEEGDRIFIKSNKGGVQSKLKLNLAVDDYEYIKTFDVVHTSIYSHLDDELPILKQYLPVSYDFSNHFTNELLEKTCPHIQFAFISGSDLTEAELGGLFNKIHGLGTPFIIITRGSKGVVMSHNNKRYIQGIEEADVVDTLGAGDSFIAGFLTHQFKGFTIDESLQAAAKIAARTCEVNGAFGFGKQLIC from the coding sequence ATGAAAATCATTGGAATAGGAGATAGCGTGGTTGATATTTATCAAGATCGAAATGAAATGTTTCCTGGTGGAAATGCTCTAAATGTGGCGGTTTTAGCCAAACGAAACGGGGCAGAGGCTGCGGGCTTTATAGGGATTGTTGGAACCGATGTGGAAGGGGATCATATTCTTGATTCATTAAGTAAGAATGGGGTAGACAGCAGTTTAGTTAGAAGAGCAATTGGTGAAAGTGGAAAAGCCTATGTGGATCTAAATGAGGAAGGGGACAGGATCTTTATTAAATCGAATAAAGGTGGTGTTCAATCAAAGCTTAAACTGAACCTGGCAGTAGATGACTATGAATATATCAAGACATTTGATGTGGTACATACTAGTATCTATAGTCATTTAGATGATGAATTGCCGATTCTAAAACAGTACCTGCCTGTGTCATATGACTTTTCTAATCACTTTACAAATGAATTATTAGAAAAGACGTGTCCACATATTCAGTTTGCATTTATTTCGGGAAGTGATTTAACAGAGGCTGAACTAGGGGGGCTATTCAATAAAATTCATGGATTGGGAACCCCTTTTATTATTATTACAAGGGGATCCAAGGGTGTGGTTATGTCACATAATAATAAACGGTACATCCAGGGAATAGAAGAAGCAGATGTGGTGGATACATTAGGTGCCGGTGATTCATTTATAGCTGGATTCTTAACCCATCAATTTAAAGGGTTCACAATTGATGAATCGTTACAAGCAGCTGCAAAGATTGCAGCGAGAACATGCGAAGTAAATGGCGCATTTGGATTTGGAAAGCAATTAATTTGTTAA
- a CDS encoding carbohydrate ABC transporter permease, with amino-acid sequence METSKVIDYQPSISFKSKYRKQKKTVKSLPIFTVLILYFVVIAYPLFWMVINSFKSTPEIFSSSWAMPKKWLFSNYTEAWNTGISGYFLNSLVVTAATCFITVLVSALGAFSLARFEFKGKNLLLIFCMGGMMLSPQVSLVPLYKLIQLLGIHDTYFAMIFPYVAYRIPITILLIRAAFLEVPKELEESAFLDGCSTWTIFLKILVPLNKPILLTAVVLTAYYTWNEFMFALIFVDSDALKTIPAGLMQFRDALQTNWGVLMAGLMISALPIILLFIFMQKYFIRGLSSGSVKG; translated from the coding sequence GTGGAGACAAGCAAAGTAATAGACTATCAACCATCGATTTCATTTAAATCGAAGTATAGGAAACAAAAAAAGACAGTTAAAAGCCTTCCTATTTTTACTGTACTTATTTTATATTTTGTCGTCATTGCCTATCCGCTTTTTTGGATGGTCATCAACTCGTTTAAGTCCACACCTGAAATATTCTCTAGCAGCTGGGCGATGCCAAAGAAATGGTTATTCTCCAACTATACGGAGGCATGGAATACTGGAATTTCTGGTTATTTTCTTAATAGTTTAGTAGTTACAGCAGCAACATGCTTTATCACAGTGCTAGTAAGTGCACTTGGGGCATTCAGCCTAGCCAGATTTGAATTTAAAGGGAAGAATCTGCTGTTGATTTTTTGTATGGGAGGAATGATGCTATCCCCACAAGTTAGCTTAGTTCCACTGTACAAGCTTATTCAATTATTAGGAATTCATGATACGTATTTTGCCATGATCTTTCCTTATGTTGCCTATCGCATTCCCATCACTATTCTTTTAATTAGGGCTGCTTTTCTTGAGGTACCGAAAGAATTAGAGGAATCTGCTTTTCTTGACGGGTGCAGTACGTGGACTATCTTTTTAAAAATTCTTGTTCCCTTAAATAAGCCCATTTTGCTGACTGCAGTAGTGTTGACGGCTTACTATACGTGGAATGAATTTATGTTTGCATTAATCTTTGTTGATTCTGATGCATTGAAAACAATACCTGCTGGTTTAATGCAGTTTCGGGATGCCCTGCAAACTAACTGGGGAGTCCTTATGGCTGGATTAATGATCTCTGCCTTACCGATTATTTTATTATTTATTTTTATGCAAAAGTATTTTATTCGAGGGTTATCATCCGGAAGTGTTAAAGGATAA
- a CDS encoding carbohydrate ABC transporter permease, which yields MQNTNKWLPYLYIAPCLIFLALFVYYPIVENLFYSFYEFSAFSAEKTFVGFENFLNLFKDEVFYIALKNNLWYAVISIIFQVFGGLILAAILEDKITRFISGLFRTVFFLPVVISMTVIALLFTFVYNPDIGILNGLLKMLGLENLARAWLGESETAIFAVIAVSQWQSIGYIMMLFIVAIQNIPQELYEAAEIDGAGRIRKFFSITVPQVKEMFFVTTLITLTGAFTVFNEPYILTGGGPGNASEVLGTLLYHSAFGKDQMGYAAAVATVILIITLIVSLAQLKIFKTGKDV from the coding sequence ATGCAAAATACAAACAAATGGTTACCATACCTATATATTGCACCTTGCTTAATCTTTTTAGCCCTTTTTGTTTATTATCCAATTGTTGAAAATCTATTTTATAGTTTCTATGAGTTTTCTGCCTTTTCAGCAGAAAAGACTTTTGTTGGTTTTGAAAATTTCCTTAATCTTTTCAAAGATGAAGTTTTTTATATAGCATTAAAAAATAATCTTTGGTATGCAGTGATCTCAATTATCTTTCAGGTGTTTGGCGGGCTCATTTTAGCCGCTATACTTGAGGATAAAATAACGAGATTCATCAGTGGCTTGTTCAGAACCGTATTCTTCCTCCCAGTTGTCATTTCAATGACTGTCATCGCGTTGCTGTTTACCTTTGTCTATAATCCGGATATCGGGATTCTAAACGGGCTATTAAAAATGCTAGGACTTGAGAATCTAGCAAGAGCCTGGTTAGGGGAATCTGAGACTGCTATTTTTGCTGTCATTGCTGTTTCTCAGTGGCAAAGTATCGGGTATATTATGATGTTATTTATTGTAGCTATTCAAAACATTCCTCAAGAATTATATGAAGCTGCAGAGATTGATGGTGCAGGTAGAATTCGGAAATTCTTTTCCATTACCGTCCCACAAGTAAAAGAAATGTTCTTTGTCACAACACTTATTACCTTAACAGGTGCATTCACTGTATTTAATGAACCGTACATTTTGACTGGTGGCGGTCCCGGGAATGCCAGTGAAGTTTTAGGGACATTACTTTACCATTCTGCTTTTGGAAAGGATCAAATGGGTTATGCTGCTGCAGTGGCAACGGTCATTTTAATCATTACCTTAATTGTTTCATTAGCCCAATTGAAAATATTTAAAACAGGAAAGGATGTTTAG